In the genome of Oenanthe melanoleuca isolate GR-GAL-2019-014 chromosome 4A, OMel1.0, whole genome shotgun sequence, the window cttccagctctggagtgATGTTGTTCCTCCTACCCTCTTTCACAAGTTCCCAAGGAGGGGAAGTCCTCTCCCTAGGATTGACTTGACTTGTTCTTGGAAACGGACACCCAGTGGCATCTATGGCCATTGCACTTCCTACCCTACTTCTAACATCAGCACACTGCAACACTGCTCTCTCTTCACAAGGAGCCACATGGAGAGGACAAGGGACAACAGGTGTGAgttgcaccaggagaggtttcacgttaagtatttttttttacagtgagaaCAATCAAACTGGACAAAACTCCCCAGGGTAGAGGCCCCACTGTGAGAAGTTTTCAGGATGTGTCTGGACAGGTTGCTAGATAATCTTGTCTATGCTCCTTTTCCTATGAAAGTTTGGACCAGATGATATTTGAAGTCCCTTAGAACCTGGGCTGTTCTATGATTCCAACAACAACAAGGCCCCATactcccctgcccagccagagCAAAGGCAATGGCAACTTTTGCTACAGGGACCCATAACTCTGTTCCCATCAACCCTGAAAATCCCAAGGGATATAGGAGGCAAATTACACTGTGCACTAATGAGCAGCCAAGTGAATGTGGTTCATCTTTCCAGTCAGTGAGAAAGATTCCAATGAGCTCTTCTGAAgcctcctttaaaaaaacccgTGGGCCTGAAACAGTGTGTTGATTTGGACAACACTCACCTTTGATAGAGTTCAGAATTTCTTTAATTCTCTGTGTCTCATTGCGGTCTGGTCTGCAGCTTGGTGTGATCTCCAGCACATAATCAGGACCATACTCTGTAAAGAACTgcaggaaagaggagaggaaagtcAGCAGAGAGGTCTCTGAAAGCTGAAGCTAGAGGGACGGCTCCCCATGGGTACCTGTttgcaaaaagacaaaaaaccattTCACCACCTAAGGGCCACATATAGCTTCACTACATCAAGGTGGTACTTCAGCAGTATCTGTGTCCACCTGGAGTTTTCAACCACTTCCACAGTTCAAAGGATGGgaagcacagcccagggtggCAGTCAAAAGCAGTCAAATGTCTATCCAAGTGCTTTATTTGGGAAAGCTGTTGGCACTCATTTTACATATAGTTACCTGcaaatgggattttttattattgaatTTCAAGTGCTGTGATCACATATCCTACTGTTCACCTCCCACCTTGCTGAACACTGCACTGACACGTGAAGCacctgggaaaggaaaaatcagtGTGCTGCAAGGATACTGTGTCTCCCCTGGCTAAGTGCTCAGATAGCGTGCAGGACATCTGCAGCACATGGGTTGATGTGCTAATGCAGAATCACAGGTTACCAACAGCCGTGTGTCATGTTGTGTCATGATTCTAGCCAAGCCAGGGTCAGTTTCTGCAGTAGCTGGGAGGAGGCATGGCCAGGAGGTTATTCTACACCACCTCATGTCATTGCTGAGGGCAGGGGAAAGGGACTCTTCCAGACAGAAGGGATTTCTTCCAGCTGAAATAATGTGGCAGAGGGAGCCCTGCAGTATTGTCTATTGTTAGGGGGCCAGGGGTGTTTCTGTGTgaactgtttcttttcttgccATTAGtattgttgctgttgctgttactgttcaGTAAACTGTTCTTATTTCAACTGCGATCTTTACCCTTTGTGCCTCCAATTAGACAGGGCAGGGGGAAAAGTGCATCATCTTAGCAGAAGCACTAAATTGGAGAATTCCTAAGACAACCTTAACTGGTGCCCAGTATGGGGCACAAAGGGCTGAGATAAGAAGAGATCTGCCCAGAGTGGGTTGGAAACAAATTTGATTCTAAGCATTTGTTCATATTAGGTACAGAGCCACTGGTCACAATGTAATTTGGTCTGTTCATGTAGGTGTTGTACCTATGTGTGAGCATATATGTTCCTTGTGATGATATttttcagagcagggagagggattaAGATTACTTTGTTGCTGTACTGTGTGATATTAGTTTATGAAATGATAACAAGGGCAACGAAGGTCATTTGGGATGTGTATTCAGTGTTCCTCTCCCACCCTTACCTTGGGCGCTATCTTAGGTGTTCCATTAATAATAGTACTCAGCCTGAAGGGGAAACAGGAGAGGATTATTTTCCTCAGCTTGTCactctctcttcctccttcagGCCTGTTACAATAGCTTTTGAGAATTCTGAACTCCCTTTGGATGTTACAGAAAGCACATTCTTATTGTTATGCCTCTTACGTGCGTGCCCTCAATACAGCTTATACCATGTTTAGAGCCAGTGGAGTCCACACCATGCTTAGAGTCAGAACAGAGATTTCTAGGAAGGTCATTCAAAAGATCTGCCCCAAGGGTGGATAGTCATGAGTGGCATAGAATGTGGGAGAAAATGGGCAAATTTCTGGGGTAAATTCTCTGCTCCATTGGTTTGGAAGGTCACGCCTGTACAACTACAGGAGACCCTGATAGAGAGATAGAGAGTATTTGCAAGGTGAGAGCTATGTCAGCTCCAGAGAGGAGCAACTTATTGGAgtgtgctgagccctggccaCTCTTTATGGGACACTGCTGACAGAACCCTCAGGGCgaggaggaggaaagcagagcaaCAGGAACTGTGGCCACTcaaactgcagctgaaaaaaaaaattaagcctTGAGAAAGGCAAAAGGCACATCCTAAAGAACTCTTTGAGCAAACCAGGGAATCCTTCTGCCCATTCTCTCTGTAACTATCTGAGATTGGAGTTTATTGGCATGTAAGACCCCTCACAGAAAGCTGCAGACAGCCTCTGTTTCTGGGCACAAGCACCCATCATACTGCTAGGTCAGGGCAGTTTTATTACGTAAGTATCTTCACAAAACAGGACTGAGTGGCAAGGATGGTGTGTGGATTAGGCAGAACAAATGGCTCTTCtgcaaggagaagggagagTTTTTCAAAGTGTTACCTCATGATCAGGGATCTCAGAGGACAGTGTTCTCCCAAGGATGACCCCAGTCAAGTATGTCCAGCAGCGGGCCGTGTTGGCAAGGTTGTAACCTCCTGTTTCCAGCAAGAATTGGAATTTTGAGGAGGAAgagtggggaaagggaaaagagaaaaagagatttaagTGGAAGGAACAAATCATGAGGCCACTCTGCGCAGGTAACATGAATTCAGCTTACTTCATTCACTCAAGCCATGCCCAAAAGCTGCCTTTTGCACCTGCTGGCTACACAAGGCCAGGTCTGAATGACAGTGTATGCAAGAACCGACCACCCAAACTGAAGCCCAGTTACATCCAGTGTGGCAGAGGCTGGTCCTCCAGCCACCATCTCAGTCCCAGGATGAGCTCCCAGCCCCTTGCGCTGGACTCTCTACTGGCAAAAAGGAGAGGCATTCAcaaggaggaggctgcagcagaaatGGGGGCTTCCTGCTTTTTAATACCAGCCTTTGACCTATAAAGCAAAATACACGTCCAGCCATACGCTGGTGAGCTCTTCAGCACCATCATGTTTGAGAGGACAAATGTGAAACTCATCACTACAACTTGCAACTGCTTTAcatgaaaatgagatttcaaaGTGAGCAGGAAATGGTTACCTACGTAGTAATGGAATATGAGCCCACAAGGAGAAACCTTAGCTGAAAGCAATCCTGCAAGAAACTCAGGTaactttttcttccagaaaagaTAACTAGAATAGTAAAGGGAGAAAAGTGCTTTGACAAGACAGAGAGACCATATCTTTCAATATTCCCTTCTGTTTGCCTTAGTTGTTGTGGggctttttccctgctttttttttccttctccctcaaTTTCTACTTCAAATGCTTCCACATGCTGCAGTGGTGGGACACTCCTTTGGTATTTTCAAAAGTGACACATAGTTGatcctcattttttaaaagaggttttgggttttgtctgAAAGGTGACGTCTCCAGCACACTCAAGCCACAGCAGGACTGAACACTCATAACCTTTCCAAAACAAAGGGCATCAGGCACATACAATTTTAGCCTTAATATGCTGTACCTGATTTCCCCCATCTCAAAAAGGACAACACCTAGAGCTGATGAGGCTCCAATCATGGAGCTCAGGGGCTTTCCCTGACAAACAGTGGCTTTTGTTCTGAAATGCTCTGTTAACATAAAGTCTGTCCTGTGCTCTCCCCACTGGACAAGCAGCTGGTtaggcagcacagcagaggtaAGTCCAGCTAAGCTTACACTGGGTAGAGCCCTGCTGTACCTTGCAGGCAGTCAGGCCTTGTCCCAAGCCCCTCCTTGAATCTTAATGAAACCATTCATCACCAAGTGCCCAAGATAGGTTTGGGAACATAGTGCTCACTTTCAAAGAGAAGCACCGGAGGGCTGATCAGCAGAGATGGGAATCAGAGGTGTCACTGAGAAACGAGGGTCAGTTTATTGGCCTCTCCTCCAGAGGAGCCATGTAGCTTTTAATTCAAGATCTGAGTCAGGACTGAGACTTGCAGCAGTCAGTATCAAGGATTTTAAGTGTGAGAAAACAATAGTGTGCCACAGTGTGTCCTCCTGACACTGCCCAGCAGTCACCCACTAAACCCTTGCCAGGTCTGAGCCCTGGAGGCAGGGTCACAGGAAGACAAACATGTTTCTCTCAGAACAGCAGGATGCACTCACCTCCTCCCAGGACAAGAGTTGccagctgccactgcaggacATACTTGAGGCACTTGCCCACTCCCTCAGGTGTCATGTTGAAAGAGCACATGGGGTCTCCAGCAATGGTGTctgcccccagctgcagcacaactGCGTCGGGGTTGAAGGCAGCATACACCTCCTCCAGCActctggggagaggaggagcagtCCAGTTaatgccagcacagctcagaggaATGCTGGTGGCATGGCTCTGTCCTTCAGACCCACCAATGCCTCAGGGTTTCTGCATTCTTTGCTTCCACCCAATTCATACCAGTTACACTACCTCTGTTCCTAGTTAGCCTTCCACCTCTACAGCAAGTTTAGCACTCAGAGCACTTAACAAAAGGCTGATAAGCACAAAAACACCGCTGATAACATGGTAGAGGGGGATCTAGTCCTCACCAGTTTAGTGGTAGCATCAAACTCTATAATTACACTGCCTTTTGGCTGCAGGACAATCTAGGGGCTTTTTTTGCCCTGTGAAAATCTGGGTCTGGCAAAACAACAATCCTGAACTCTCAGACACCTCTCaccaggacaggacaggagaaACAGAGGAAGGCTCTGGCTAGGATATTACTCTCCTCTCTCATATATGGCTCTTGAGGCAAAACTATGAGGAAAAGCTCTGTGTGGGGTGTAGTGAGCCTGCAAAAACCTGCATAGGACAGAGCTTCATGCTTCAAGTCCATCGTGGTTTTGGGAAATTCAGGCAATCACCCTCAAACAACAGCTGGATGAGACATGCACAGTCATGCCTGGGACTGCCTTCCAGCCAGGACAGAACTCAAAAGAGATCTCTAAGTCTCTTTGCAGAAGCTTTAGCTATACACAGCTTGAAACCTATGGTAGATTATTATGTCCTTCAGCTGTGAATGCATGCAGCAGACTCCTCCTGAGTGAGTTCCTGACTGTCTCAGCCCCTAGAGCTGCCTTTCAGAAGCATGTTCTCCAGCACAAAGaaggctgctctgccccagtAATGGCAAGCACCAATAAGGCAGCAGGAGGCATGGCCCCCACATGACTGCCCTATTGGCCTACAAGTTTAGAGAGGTTTTGGCCTTCAAATGCTAGAGGTGGACGTGCTACCATGTCCTGCACTGAGACTTCTCTCCCCTGGAAAAGAACAAGCCACACAGCCCAGTTTTGACATGGACAATAGCTTGTAAGGTCCACCATCAGCTGAGACAGAGGGGACTGCCAGGAGGCAGCTGTGTCACTGTCAGATATTTAGCCTTCAGCTTTTCATTCTTCCAGCAGATAGAAGGTACCAGGAAAACCTAAGCCCCAAGTATATGTTCCACAGATAGAATTCAGAGCACTTACttgaagaaaaaacatctgGCCCTAAGTCCACAGCTAAAAAATACCTGCCCCTTCTCAGTCTCTCCTCATATAAACTGTGGAGGTATATCTAAAGAGATAGGCTGACCTGTGGCAGAGACCCATCCAGCCACCCACAATGTCTCTGTGTATTCAGTTTGCTTAAGGATTCAGACAATACCTCTGAGACCTTACAGTCCATGTTCATTGTAATCAAAGGCTGCAACATGGGAAGGGACAAGCCTAAAGAAAGGattgtaatttaaaatactaagCTGTGTAGTATCTTATTCTCAAAGATCCCATCCAAGTCAGCTGTATCGGAGCAAGAGGGCTTACGATTCACAGATCTGGTAATATTTTTCATCCCGAATGCCATCTTGAATGGGTACATTCACGCTGTAATAGCGACCTTTTCCCAGGCCAACATCTGTCACATCACCAGTGCCTGCACAAGAGAAACACCCAAttggagggaaagcagagcagcagcaagagacATGTGGGGAGTCTCAAAGGCAAGGCGAGAGCCAGGACATTTGGCACGCTTACGGGGCAGTCCACTTGCCACCACCATGAAAGGTGGGGTGGAGGGACCCAGTTCTCTCCTTCACCCAATTCTGCCATGCAGCATCTAAGGCCCTCTGCCTAGAGCTCAGCTAAACcagaaagggggaaaagccAAACATGTAGCTCCccctctttcccttttcttggGTCGAGAGAAGAGGCAGCAAGACATATTGGCTGGACAGCAGGGATAGAACTTGCCTTTACAGAGGGCTCACCAGTGACATGTGAACCAAATAAGCACAAACCTCACAAGTTCAACttgcctgggaaaaatcctggtgAAAATTTGTGCAGAGAAACAGTCATGACCTTCGAGGTAAAACTAAAGGCATCCTCAACTCCTattaggaaagggaaaaaaaggtttcaTGCATCGTTTATATAAATGACAGAGTCTGAACACACAGAGTTGCTTGATACACACAGGGCAgcaagcagaggagcagcatgagcaaagcagaaatgcagatgtGGCTCAATAAATACATCCTCCATCAACAGAGACTGGAGTTCAACTGCAGCAAACATCACAACTGCTATGAATCTGGCAGGTCTCATGCTAACCAGTACTGAATGGATCTCAATATCTCATGGCACTACCCACGGTAGCAGCACTTGCCTGTGCTGCTAGGCCTGTGAAGCTGGGAGAGGGATCCGAGCAGGGCTGCCTTGGCCAGAGCTTGGCTCTGATTAGAACCAGTGCTACCGGGCTCGCTTGCTTTTTCTCAATGCTGCTGTGGTTCAACATGCCTTTTCCTTAAAGACACATTAAAATAGTGGGcgtggagaaggaaaaaagaagtaataGGAAACTTAACAGAAACCAAATGCAGGgagaaaatggaacaaaatgaAACACATCATTAAATTTAGAAGAGCAGGAAATATTAAATGGTGTAGAAATAATGTCCCTGAAGGAAGGAGTAGTTTTGGTAAGGCCAGCTCTGGCTCTAGATTTATAGCACCAAGCCTTCTTTTAAAAGCACGGTTTGCTaccagctgctcctcccttgCATTGGACCCTTAAACAATTAAACCCTGTCAGCAACTGCTCTGGCAGGATGGAAGACTGGGACATATTATCTGTTGTTTTAGGTATAAGATTTCTGCCCAGACCCTCAAGAGAGGTCTGAAGAATAGCATAGGGCAAGTCTGTAAAGCAGGACAAGGCAGAAATGGAATGAGGGAACGCAACTGCACCAAAAAGACCCAATGTCACGGCTGTTGCAGCAAGTAAAGCCCTGCTGTGCAGACAGGCCTTGACTTCTCCCATCCCCCCTGagtctgtgcagctgtgctgtttgcagCCTTTGCTGGGTCTTACCATCCCCATGATGCAAATCCAAATCGATATAAAGGACACGGTCAAATTTCTGGCGCAGCCGCAGGATCCCCAAGACAGCGTCATTCAGGTAACAGAAGCCAGAAGCTTCATCCCTGTGAAAACAATGTCTGTGACACTGAATATTGCCAATGCAATCACCACTGATCCCAGCATTCTCACTTTGACTTTGCAAGCGTCCACCTCACAGGGGCATAGAGGAGTACAAAAACGCAGCCAAGGCCCAGCAGTGACCAAGAGATGGGTCAGGAGCAACTCAA includes:
- the HDAC8 gene encoding histone deacetylase 8 isoform X3, which encodes MVHSLIEAYCLLDQMKIVKPKVASMEEMASFHTDAYLQHLQKVSEEGDDDHPESVEYGLGYDCPATEGIFEYAAAVGGATITAAQCLLDGKCKVAINWPGGWHHAKKDEASGFCYLNDAVLGILRLRQKFDRVLYIDLDLHHGDGVEDAFSFTSKVMTVSLHKFSPGFFPGTGDVTDVGLGKGRYYSVNVPIQDGIRDEKYYQICESVLEEVYAAFNPDAVVLQLGADTIAGDPMCSFNMTPEGVGKCLKYVLQWQLATLVLGGGGYNLANTARCWTYLTGVILGRTLSSEIPDHEFFTEYGPDYVLEITPSCRPDRNETQRIKEILNSIKGNLKHVV
- the HDAC8 gene encoding histone deacetylase 8 isoform X1; protein product: MAAAPPPVYVYSPEYVALCDSLCKVPKRASMVHSLIEAYCLLDQMKIVKPKVASMEEMASFHTDAYLQHLQKVSEEGDDDHPESVEYGLGYDCPATEGIFEYAAAVGGATITAAQCLLDGKCKVAINWPGGWHHAKKHCFHRDEASGFCYLNDAVLGILRLRQKFDRVLYIDLDLHHGDGVEDAFSFTSKVMTVSLHKFSPGFFPGTGDVTDVGLGKGRYYSVNVPIQDGIRDEKYYQICESVLEEVYAAFNPDAVVLQLGADTIAGDPMCSFNMTPEGVGKCLKYVLQWQLATLVLGGGGYNLANTARCWTYLTGVILGRTLSSEIPDHEFFTEYGPDYVLEITPSCRPDRNETQRIKEILNSIKGNLKHVV
- the HDAC8 gene encoding histone deacetylase 8 isoform X2, encoding MAAAPPPVYVYSPEYVALCDSLCKVPKRASMVHSLIEAYCLLDQMKIVKPKVASMEEMASFHTDAYLQHLQKVSEEGDDDHPESVEYGLGYDCPATEGIFEYAAAVGGATITAAQCLLDGKCKVAINWPGGWHHAKKDEASGFCYLNDAVLGILRLRQKFDRVLYIDLDLHHGDGVEDAFSFTSKVMTVSLHKFSPGFFPGTGDVTDVGLGKGRYYSVNVPIQDGIRDEKYYQICESVLEEVYAAFNPDAVVLQLGADTIAGDPMCSFNMTPEGVGKCLKYVLQWQLATLVLGGGGYNLANTARCWTYLTGVILGRTLSSEIPDHEFFTEYGPDYVLEITPSCRPDRNETQRIKEILNSIKGNLKHVV